A window of Mesotoga sp. Brook.08.105.5.1 genomic DNA:
TGCTGGCGCTTTCGCACCAGGAGGGAGAAGAAATTACCGAGGTCGGGGATTGCAGGTTGGGGGTTGGTGTGTGCCAAGAAGGCGAAGGCCGGGGTCGGAGGTTTGTGGTTGGGGTTCGAAAGAGCAAAGTGAAACTGGTTCTCCGTTGAACAGTTCACCGTTCTCCGAGGAAAATTCTTCGTTCCAGAGCGAGGATCTGTTCTTCGTTCTTGGTTTAGATCAAAAACCACGAACACGAGATTCTGAATGGAGTTCATAATGACGGATTCTTTCGCTCAGCGACCAGAGGATTTTTTCTCTTAAGCGCACAGCGGTTCTTGTGCTTGCAACTTGGAACATGCAACTCGCAACCGCTCTTTCGAACAAACAGCTGTTCTCCCAAGAACGGCTTCTAGCGATCTAACCAGACCCCGGACCCGGTTCATACCCGCGAAGAAGGCATTGCGACCTGGGACGTTCTTGCCCGGCCTTGCGTCCGGCGATGTTCTTCGGCGCCTGCCTTTAGTCTGATCTTTTGTTTTTCGCACCTAGATCTTGCAACGTGGAACTGGCAACTTGCAACTGGTCTCGGCCGCGAAGCGAAACTGGCGAAGGCGTAGCCTTCACAGGCGCGATGATTTTCGCCTTTTGACTGGACTCTGTAAGCAGACTCCTCCTCATCACACGTAATCAAAACCGTAGTCTGGAAGAGTTATAGGAAGACCCTTGAACTTGCTGCAGCATAGAATCTCCTGATTAAGTTCGGCCAAAGAGAGTCTTTCAGCACTCTCCAGAAATCTGTCGTAATCCTCCGAAAGCATTACCTCGGTGAAATAGCTTTCCATCTGATCGAAGAAGTGGCGTTTCGAAATGACCTTTGCCGTTCCCGGAAACTCGCATGGCAGGCTTTCTTCGCTTCTGAATAGTCTGTCGGCGATTATAGTGCACTCTTCAAGTCCTTCTTTTTCTATGAAGCTTTTTGTCAAGGATATTACGTCCTTGCTGCTGCCTCCATATTCCACAACGTGATTCCCCGTTTCCTTTTCCACAACGGTGATGTACGCTCTGTCGTTGATATAGGTCTTTGTCTTTCTGGCCACTGCGTATCCTGTCGAGAAGATCTTCTCAAAATCCGAAAAGCTCCTGATGTATCTGACGGGTTTCAGTCGGTACAGGTCAAGAATCCTTCCGATGTCGGTACGCTTTGCTTCCCTCATCGCGGTTGCTCTACCATGTTTCACTACAATCTTTTTGAGACCGGGGGGTTTGACCGCTCCAAAACGCTGATACATCCCTCTTCCTCCGGATATGATGAGCAGTGATAGTCCCAGATCTATAGCCAATTCCTCTGCCTTGGCAAGAGTCACGGCGCCGTAATTCTTTCCGCGGTAGTCTGGGTGAGTGCATACCGAACCAACGAGTCCAACTTTCATTCTGTGACCGAATAGAGATATTTCTCTGGGAAGGAGCCCGATCATCGCTACAGGTCTTCCAGCGTCTTTGACAACGGTTATGTTCTTAACGTTTTCCTCGGAGAAAAGCACAGGAAAGATCTTGCCCATTTCAGTATTGAAGACCAGAGATGCTAGCTCAATAGCTCCTTCGAGATCTCCGATCTCAGCTCGGACGGGGCTGCTCAAGAGAACACCTCCCAACATCATCTTAATCAGCTATATAATTGATAATCTCATAAACACGAGTTAGCTGCAAGATTATGATTAAATAGAGTTTGATAATTAAATCGAAAGGGTGATTTCGTTGTCCGAGACAGTGCACAGAATAATGCTTGATGACAAAGAATTGATAGTTATCGGTACCGCCCACGTATCAAAGAACAGCGCCGAAGAAGTGAAGACGATCATTGAGGAAGAGAAACCCGATTCCGTTGCTATAGAGTTGTGTAATTCCCGTTATCAATCGATGCAGGATCAGG
This region includes:
- a CDS encoding GNAT family N-acetyltransferase translates to MSSPVRAEIGDLEGAIELASLVFNTEMGKIFPVLFSEENVKNITVVKDAGRPVAMIGLLPREISLFGHRMKVGLVGSVCTHPDYRGKNYGAVTLAKAEELAIDLGLSLLIISGGRGMYQRFGAVKPPGLKKIVVKHGRATAMREAKRTDIGRILDLYRLKPVRYIRSFSDFEKIFSTGYAVARKTKTYINDRAYITVVEKETGNHVVEYGGSSKDVISLTKSFIEKEGLEECTIIADRLFRSEESLPCEFPGTAKVISKRHFFDQMESYFTEVMLSEDYDRFLESAERLSLAELNQEILCCSKFKGLPITLPDYGFDYV